The proteins below come from a single Anguilla rostrata isolate EN2019 chromosome 3, ASM1855537v3, whole genome shotgun sequence genomic window:
- the LOC135251002 gene encoding NEDD4 family-interacting protein 2-like, with the protein MEHHQAASRYQVLHNEDDPSEGASGTDTPSCTQADPRAEGSVPVDPDAPPPSYASVTLGASAPPENNFQCEFPVPPPYSVATSLPTYDEAENAKAAAMATATVGVVQREDVFPPREDFSDADQLKIGNDGIFMLAFFMAFLFNWIGFCLSFCLTNTIAGRYGAICGFGLSLIKWILIVRFSDYFNGYFNGQYWLWWIFLILGLLLFFRGFVSYLKVRNMSESMATSHRARFFFLY; encoded by the exons ATGGAACATCACCAGGCAGCGAGTCGATATCAAGTG TTGCACAATGAGGACGACCCCTCCGAAGGGGCCTCCGGTACTGACACGCCCTCCTGCACCCAGGCGGACCCTCGTGCAGAAGGCAGTGTGCCAGTAGACCCCGATGCCCCACCGCCGTCATACGCCAGCGTTACACTGGGAGCCAGTGCACCTCCAG AAAACAACTTTCAGTGTGAGTTCCCTGTGCCACCCCCGTACAGTGTTGCTACCTCCTTGCCCACCTATGATGAAGCAGAGAATGCCAAAGCTGCAGCCATGGCAACTGCCACAGTGGGGGTGGTGCAGCGG GAGGATGTTTTTCCACCTCGAGAGGACTTCAGTGATGCTGATCAGCTAAAAATTGGCAATGATGGGATATTTATGTTGGCCTTCTTCA TGGCCTTTCTTTTCAACTGGATCGGGTTCTGCCTGTCTTTCTGCCTGACCAACACTATCGCAGGCAGATACGGCGCCATCTGTGGGTTCGGGCTGTCCCTGATCAAGTGGATCTTGATCGTCAGG ttttctgattATTTCAATGgatatttcaatggacaatatTGGCTCTGGTGGATATTTCTCATTCTTG GCCTCCTGCTCTTCTTCAGAGGGTTTGTGAGCTATCTGAAAGTGCGCAACATGTCTGAGAGTATGGCCACATCCCACAGAGCACGTTTCTTCTTTCTGTACTAG